The following are encoded together in the Candidatus Hydrogenedentota bacterium genome:
- a CDS encoding sulfatase, which produces MFGSTMTRRDFIAASSAGLAAWGMPRRAAATPRTPADRPNFVIILADDCGYRDVGCFGAEGYETPNLDRMAAEGVRFTDFYSAAPTCTPSRAALVTGCYPTRVGLPNVLDHTANIGINDGETTIAEVLKPRGYATACFGKWHLGHHPKFLPARHGFDEYFGLPYSNDMWPRHPTYDAFPALPLIHNDEIVQYNPDQRQLTTWYTRHAVDFITAHKDEPFLVYLAHTMAHVPLHVSDKFAGRSKQGLYGDVLMEMDWSVGEILATLRDLGLDRNTLAVFISDNGPWLSYGDHAGSALPLREGKGMTFEGGQREPFIARWPGQIPAGTVCREMGVMFDLLPTFAGLAGAALDNARRIDGKNIWPLLSGESGAKTPHDAFFYHRGANLEAVRSGKWKLHMPHKYGSVASKGGGGWPGPYETREIGWALFDLDADIGETTNVADKHPEVVERLKKLLEQFQQDIKDNARPSGRV; this is translated from the coding sequence ATGTTTGGCTCAACAATGACGCGACGGGATTTTATCGCGGCCTCGAGCGCGGGGTTGGCGGCGTGGGGCATGCCGCGCCGTGCTGCAGCCACGCCGAGGACGCCTGCCGACCGCCCGAATTTCGTGATCATCCTCGCCGATGACTGCGGCTACCGCGACGTCGGCTGTTTCGGCGCGGAAGGGTACGAAACGCCGAACCTGGACCGTATGGCAGCCGAAGGGGTGCGCTTCACGGACTTCTATTCGGCGGCGCCAACGTGCACGCCCTCGCGGGCCGCGCTCGTGACGGGATGTTATCCCACTCGCGTCGGGCTGCCGAACGTGCTGGACCATACCGCGAATATCGGCATAAACGACGGGGAGACCACCATTGCCGAGGTGCTCAAACCGCGCGGCTATGCCACGGCATGTTTCGGCAAATGGCATCTCGGGCATCATCCGAAGTTCTTGCCTGCGCGGCACGGCTTCGACGAATACTTCGGACTGCCCTACTCGAACGACATGTGGCCCCGGCACCCCACATACGACGCGTTCCCTGCCTTGCCCCTCATCCATAACGACGAAATCGTTCAATACAACCCCGACCAGCGCCAGCTCACGACCTGGTACACACGACATGCGGTGGATTTCATCACGGCCCACAAGGACGAGCCGTTCCTGGTCTATCTGGCCCACACGATGGCCCACGTGCCGCTGCATGTATCGGACAAGTTCGCCGGCAGGTCGAAGCAGGGCCTGTACGGCGACGTGCTCATGGAGATGGACTGGTCGGTAGGGGAGATATTGGCCACGTTGCGAGATCTCGGGCTCGACAGGAACACCCTGGCCGTGTTCATCTCGGATAATGGGCCGTGGCTGAGTTACGGGGATCATGCGGGTTCGGCCCTGCCCCTGCGGGAGGGCAAGGGAATGACCTTCGAGGGGGGACAGCGCGAGCCGTTCATCGCGCGGTGGCCGGGACAGATCCCCGCCGGGACCGTGTGCCGCGAGATGGGCGTCATGTTCGATCTGCTGCCCACGTTTGCCGGATTGGCGGGGGCGGCGCTGGACAATGCCCGCCGAATCGACGGGAAGAACATCTGGCCGCTGCTATCCGGAGAATCAGGCGCCAAAACGCCGCACGACGCCTTCTTCTATCACCGCGGCGCGAATCTCGAAGCTGTGCGGAGCGGCAAGTGGAAATTGCACATGCCCCACAAATATGGGAGCGTGGCTTCAAAAGGCGGCGGCGGATGGCCCGGCCCATACGAGACCAGGGAGATTGGATGGGCCCTGTTCGACCTCGATGCCGATATTGGCGAGACGACGAACGTCGCCGACAAGCATCCTGAGGTTGTGGAACGGCTCAAGAAATTGCTTGAGCAATTCCAGCAGGACATCAAGGACAACGCGCGGCCTTCCGGCCGCGTATAA
- a CDS encoding GxxExxY protein yields MDCAAALHQDTGPELLETVYEAVPARNLEAWDLREARQVPIPLSFTGSGSTKGFVQTSS; encoded by the coding sequence GTGGATTGCGCGGCGGCGCTTCATCAAGATACGGGTCCCGAGTTGTTGGAAACAGTGTACGAAGCGGTTCCTGCACGCAATTTGGAGGCCTGGGATCTGCGCGAGGCACGCCAAGTTCCCATCCCCTTGAGCTTCACGGGATCCGGTTCGACGAAGGGTTTCGTGCAGACTTCATCGTGA
- a CDS encoding sialidase family protein: MHRISSSAMLVLMAGMGCAFAMQASAGEDEPLARIDWMQKAYGDGRHNAFTDLTRWKDMYYLCFRHGEDHGSMDGEIRVMRSPDMKTWEPCGTLKTFGDDRDPHFAVTGERLYVYFGVWDLEHAEDHGTPSRQDVRSHFASSEDGQTWSDVRGVYEQKWWLWRVRHHGGAFYSIAYSAYRPRPPMRESRLLRSEDGLAWELVSTVTTERMSGEADMWFEDDGSMWLVTRTGDAPGNAWLHRSDPSKQTWTAHDLGELIHSPAIAEWKGRFFVAGRGRNADGGYVTRLWELYPDECRVRPLLTLPSGGDTSYPGLVADPASLDAGQPAFFISWYSQHDQESEPNHTKSTASVYVARVIVER; encoded by the coding sequence ATGCACCGGATCTCATCAAGCGCGATGCTTGTGTTGATGGCTGGGATGGGGTGCGCGTTCGCAATGCAGGCGAGCGCGGGGGAAGATGAACCACTCGCGCGCATCGACTGGATGCAGAAAGCCTACGGTGACGGGCGCCACAATGCCTTCACGGACCTCACCCGGTGGAAAGACATGTACTACCTCTGCTTCCGCCACGGCGAGGATCACGGTTCCATGGATGGCGAGATACGCGTAATGCGCAGCCCAGACATGAAAACATGGGAACCTTGCGGGACGCTGAAGACTTTCGGCGATGATCGCGATCCGCATTTCGCCGTTACGGGGGAGCGGCTCTATGTGTACTTCGGCGTGTGGGACCTCGAACACGCCGAAGACCACGGCACTCCCAGCCGCCAGGACGTGCGCTCGCATTTCGCGTCGTCGGAGGATGGTCAGACGTGGTCGGACGTGCGAGGTGTTTACGAGCAGAAGTGGTGGCTGTGGCGCGTACGGCATCATGGCGGCGCCTTTTACTCGATAGCGTATTCTGCGTACCGTCCGCGGCCGCCGATGCGCGAATCGCGGCTGTTGCGGTCCGAAGACGGCCTCGCGTGGGAGCTGGTGAGTACCGTTACGACCGAGCGCATGAGCGGAGAAGCCGATATGTGGTTCGAGGACGACGGCTCGATGTGGCTGGTCACTCGTACTGGTGATGCGCCGGGCAACGCCTGGCTGCACCGGTCCGACCCGTCGAAACAAACCTGGACCGCGCACGATTTGGGCGAGTTGATTCACAGTCCCGCGATTGCGGAGTGGAAGGGCCGTTTTTTTGTCGCGGGCCGGGGCCGCAACGCGGATGGGGGGTATGTCACGCGTCTTTGGGAACTGTATCCGGATGAGTGCCGTGTGCGGCCATTGCTGACGCTCCCGAGCGGCGGGGACACGTCGTATCCCGGCTTGGTGGCGGACCCAGCGTCGCTGGACGCCGGGCAGCCGGCCTTCTTTATCAGCTGGTACTCGCAGCACGACCAGGAAAGCGAACCCAACCATACTAAGAGTACGGCGTCGGTATACGTGGCGCGGGTTATCGTTGAAAGGTGA
- a CDS encoding sulfatase, with translation MRKAEVNRPPFPRSEMSRRRFLGSAAVGAAALHTAAYAQPSGGRPSGKPNVVFVFADQWRAQATPYSGDPNVDAPHLAQLASESVDFVRAVSGCPVCTPYRASLMTGQSPLTNGVFMNDVPLPGNAVTIAEAFKDAGYDTAYIGKWHLDGHGRSSYIPWERRQGWDYWKVLECTHNYNDSAYYADADQKLVWEGYDAIAQTRDAQQYIKDHANGQRPFILFVSWGPPHEPYETAPEKYRQRFRPEDVVLRPNAPGEAQEKARAGLAGYYAHIAALDDCLADLDRTLTETGIAEDTVFVFTSDHGDMHGCHGLWKKQWPYEESIRVPFLLRYPAVLGKEGRVLETPIDAPDIMPTLLGLCGLPIPGSVEGLDYSGHIQGGPNPGDGAAVIMCPQPFGQVTRKQGGREYRGIVDGQYTYVRALDGPWLLFDNENDPYQLKNLCNEPPAAEIQARLDAQLNAKLAQRRDEFLPGPVYIERFGYTVDDSGTVPYKP, from the coding sequence ATGCGAAAAGCCGAAGTGAACCGGCCGCCTTTTCCGCGGTCTGAGATGAGCCGCCGGCGATTTCTGGGAAGCGCGGCAGTCGGGGCGGCGGCGTTACACACCGCGGCTTACGCCCAGCCATCCGGCGGGAGGCCTTCGGGGAAGCCCAACGTGGTATTTGTGTTCGCCGATCAATGGCGCGCTCAGGCCACACCCTATTCGGGCGACCCGAATGTTGATGCGCCACACCTGGCCCAATTGGCTTCCGAGAGCGTGGATTTTGTCCGAGCAGTGTCGGGGTGCCCGGTGTGCACACCCTACCGCGCCAGTTTGATGACCGGGCAGTCCCCCCTGACCAATGGCGTGTTCATGAACGACGTGCCGCTGCCTGGCAATGCCGTCACGATTGCGGAGGCTTTCAAAGACGCCGGTTACGACACGGCGTATATTGGCAAATGGCATCTTGACGGACACGGCCGGTCCAGTTACATCCCCTGGGAGCGGCGGCAGGGGTGGGACTACTGGAAGGTCCTCGAGTGCACCCACAACTACAACGATTCGGCTTACTACGCCGATGCGGACCAGAAGCTTGTCTGGGAAGGTTACGACGCCATCGCGCAAACCCGTGATGCGCAGCAATACATCAAGGACCATGCCAACGGGCAGAGGCCCTTTATACTGTTCGTGTCGTGGGGGCCGCCCCATGAGCCTTATGAGACCGCTCCCGAGAAATACCGGCAACGGTTCCGGCCGGAAGACGTGGTCTTGCGGCCCAATGCTCCCGGGGAGGCTCAGGAGAAAGCCCGTGCCGGCCTGGCGGGATACTACGCGCACATTGCCGCGCTCGACGATTGCCTCGCTGACCTTGACCGGACGCTGACGGAGACCGGGATTGCTGAAGACACGGTGTTCGTGTTTACATCGGACCACGGCGACATGCATGGCTGCCATGGTCTGTGGAAGAAGCAGTGGCCCTACGAAGAGTCCATCCGCGTGCCGTTCTTGCTGCGGTATCCCGCTGTGCTCGGCAAGGAGGGGCGGGTGCTTGAAACGCCCATCGATGCGCCGGACATCATGCCCACGCTGCTCGGTCTGTGTGGCTTGCCCATTCCCGGCAGTGTAGAGGGTTTGGACTATTCGGGCCATATCCAGGGGGGACCGAATCCGGGCGATGGCGCGGCGGTGATCATGTGTCCGCAGCCGTTCGGGCAGGTTACGCGCAAACAGGGCGGCCGGGAATACCGAGGTATAGTCGACGGCCAATACACCTACGTCCGCGCTCTCGATGGGCCCTGGCTGCTGTTTGACAACGAGAACGACCCGTACCAGCTCAAGAACCTGTGTAACGAGCCGCCGGCGGCCGAGATTCAGGCAAGACTGGACGCGCAGTTGAACGCCAAGCTTGCCCAGCGGAGAGACGAATTCTTGCCCGGTCCCGTATATATCGAGCGTTTCGGCTACACCGTGGACGATTCGGGCACGGTGCCGTACAAGCCCTGA
- a CDS encoding TetR/AcrR family transcriptional regulator → MSGSRLSSGAMRPGTFPANQHEGALPMHDAENHLSPKQREIREREELILEVAREMFFDEGYYNLTMGKIAQRINCAKGTVYLHFPCKEDIIVTLAERAHESRYAMFQRAMAFAGRSREQMLAFAIATEYFSRLYPGDIQITRTITRSFREKVSAGREKRFEEVEQRVLSYLVRLAEQGVADGDLVLQPGMTAGTAIYGLWALADGGHGIILSGVSLGGLGIQDPWGKLLAFLNRLSDSIGWRPLSSEWDYDATIERIKREVFFEEARRLGELPAEE, encoded by the coding sequence ATGAGCGGGTCGCGTTTAAGTTCGGGGGCCATGAGGCCGGGCACGTTCCCGGCGAATCAGCACGAGGGGGCACTCCCCATGCATGACGCCGAGAACCATCTCTCGCCGAAACAGCGTGAAATTCGCGAGCGCGAGGAGCTTATTCTCGAGGTTGCCCGGGAGATGTTCTTCGACGAGGGCTATTACAACCTTACGATGGGCAAGATTGCCCAGCGGATCAACTGCGCCAAGGGCACGGTCTATCTCCATTTCCCGTGTAAAGAGGACATTATCGTGACGTTAGCCGAGCGCGCGCACGAGTCGCGGTACGCGATGTTCCAGCGGGCTATGGCGTTCGCGGGCCGGAGCCGCGAACAGATGCTGGCGTTCGCTATCGCGACCGAATACTTTTCGCGGCTCTACCCGGGGGATATTCAAATCACCCGGACCATTACCCGCTCGTTCCGCGAGAAGGTGTCTGCCGGCCGCGAGAAACGTTTCGAGGAGGTCGAGCAGCGCGTATTGAGTTATCTTGTGCGGCTGGCTGAGCAGGGCGTTGCCGACGGCGATTTGGTGTTGCAGCCGGGTATGACCGCCGGCACCGCCATCTATGGGTTGTGGGCCTTGGCCGACGGCGGGCATGGTATCATTCTGAGCGGTGTCTCTCTCGGCGGGCTCGGGATTCAGGATCCTTGGGGGAAGCTGCTCGCGTTTCTGAACCGGCTCTCCGACAGTATTGGATGGCGGCCGCTATCGTCTGAGTGGGACTATGACGCCACCATCGAACGGATAAAGCGGGAAGTGTTTTTTGAGGAGGCTCGAAGACTGGGGGAATTGCCTGCGGAGGAGTGA
- a CDS encoding prepilin-type N-terminal cleavage/methylation domain-containing protein: MKRRGFTLIELLVVIAIIGILAAILLPALARAREAARRASCANNLKQFGLIFKMYANESKGEKFPPMMLYHAGSYDTNPAADSQYANSNHLWPHCPYLYPEYWTDVNIARCPSDVGADTWGYWENYYVEQPLYPGRFWNICYNYLGWAFQPQHYLLPGVDENKYPMNWVTDLHPDFLGIVSSTGPMFNALTGGLPVASVVSVNDTGFWSSLHEGDISLTDNQTVYRLREGIERFFITDINNPSGSAKA, from the coding sequence ATGAAGAGAAGAGGATTTACCTTGATTGAGCTGTTGGTCGTGATTGCCATCATTGGGATCTTGGCTGCGATTCTGTTGCCGGCGTTGGCGCGTGCGCGTGAAGCGGCCCGCCGCGCGAGCTGCGCAAACAACCTGAAGCAGTTTGGTTTGATCTTCAAGATGTACGCGAACGAGAGCAAAGGCGAGAAATTTCCGCCCATGATGCTGTACCACGCGGGCTCCTACGACACCAACCCCGCGGCGGACAGCCAATATGCGAACTCGAACCACCTGTGGCCTCACTGCCCGTACTTGTATCCCGAGTACTGGACGGACGTGAACATTGCGCGGTGTCCGTCTGACGTGGGCGCCGACACGTGGGGTTACTGGGAGAATTATTACGTGGAACAACCGCTATATCCCGGAAGGTTCTGGAACATCTGTTACAACTACCTGGGCTGGGCGTTTCAGCCTCAGCACTACCTCCTTCCGGGTGTGGACGAGAACAAGTATCCGATGAACTGGGTGACGGATTTGCACCCGGACTTTTTGGGAATAGTCTCGAGTACGGGCCCCATGTTCAACGCGTTGACGGGTGGCCTGCCAGTAGCGTCGGTAGTGTCGGTGAACGATACCGGTTTCTGGAGTTCGTTGCATGAGGGCGACATCAGTCTCACCGATAACCAGACCGTATACCGTCTGCGCGAGGGCATCGAGCGGTTCTTCATCACGGACATCAACAATCCTTCTGGGAGCGCGAAAGCGTAG
- a CDS encoding redox-sensing transcriptional repressor Rex, giving the protein MISDKTVARLSVYRRVLLDMQDAGQAHVFSHELASKSGCTAAQVRRDVMATGYTGSPVRGYDVAALGASISEFLSHADAQRVALVGIGNLGRALMAFSPRQNPRIPIVAAFDNDPAKVNRVIHGCRCYPVQQLEEIVEREGIRIGIIAVPAAAAQDVARRLCRAGVVGLLNFAPTHVWVPPHVYIENLDLSMSLEKVAFFAGQQAAEKEINS; this is encoded by the coding sequence GTGATTTCCGATAAAACTGTGGCCAGACTGAGTGTGTACCGCCGCGTCTTACTGGACATGCAAGACGCCGGCCAGGCCCACGTTTTCTCACATGAACTCGCTTCGAAGTCCGGATGTACGGCGGCCCAGGTGCGCCGCGACGTCATGGCCACGGGCTATACCGGCAGTCCGGTTCGGGGCTATGACGTGGCCGCACTGGGAGCCAGCATCAGCGAATTCCTGTCTCACGCCGACGCGCAGAGGGTCGCCCTTGTCGGCATCGGCAACCTGGGCAGGGCATTGATGGCGTTCTCCCCGCGGCAAAACCCGCGGATTCCCATCGTGGCGGCGTTCGACAACGACCCGGCCAAGGTGAACCGCGTCATTCATGGTTGCCGGTGCTATCCCGTGCAGCAGCTCGAAGAAATCGTTGAGCGGGAAGGTATCCGGATAGGCATCATCGCCGTCCCGGCGGCAGCAGCGCAGGACGTCGCACGGCGCCTGTGCCGCGCAGGGGTGGTGGGACTGCTCAACTTCGCCCCCACGCATGTCTGGGTGCCGCCGCACGTCTATATCGAGAATCTGGACCTCAGCATGTCGCTGGAGAAGGTGGCGTTTTTCGCCGGCCAACAGGCGGCAGAAAAGGAAATCAATTCATGA
- the nuoE gene encoding NADH-quinone oxidoreductase subunit NuoE, with the protein MNTSTEQPAVQPDIQDILDRYPGAGRDALIPLLQEIQDTHGYLSREAIAGVGAHLNLPASKIYGVATFYNQFRFQPLGRFHVQVCRGTACHVKGSLKVLDAVRQELKVEPGKTTRDGLFSLEVVACIGACGLAPVISINGEFHANMTPQKVRGLLDELREEVENENER; encoded by the coding sequence ATGAACACGAGCACGGAGCAGCCGGCCGTCCAGCCGGACATTCAAGACATCTTGGACCGCTACCCCGGCGCGGGACGCGATGCCCTGATCCCCCTGTTGCAGGAGATCCAGGACACACACGGGTATCTGTCGAGAGAAGCCATCGCCGGAGTGGGCGCGCACCTGAACCTGCCCGCAAGCAAGATTTACGGCGTGGCGACGTTTTACAACCAGTTCCGGTTTCAGCCGCTCGGGCGGTTTCACGTTCAGGTATGCCGGGGAACCGCGTGCCATGTCAAAGGTTCCCTGAAAGTCCTTGATGCGGTCCGGCAAGAACTGAAAGTCGAACCCGGCAAAACCACCCGCGACGGCCTGTTCAGCCTGGAGGTCGTCGCATGCATCGGCGCATGCGGACTCGCCCCCGTGATCAGCATCAACGGAGAGTTCCACGCCAATATGACCCCTCAAAAGGTCCGCGGCTTGTTGGACGAACTCCGGGAAGAGGTCGAAAATGAAAACGAACGGTAA
- a CDS encoding NADH-quinone oxidoreductase subunit NuoF: MKTNGNAETAPTNAQKALLDYACGRAGNLDAATQAAYEKQLTMLRREQLGRPVVYVGAGTCGLGAGAGKTLSAIRTFFKLRNMDAEIVEVGCIGLCAVEPIVDIHMPGKARVAFQHVTEDKVKPLLESVLAGKIPTDMVMGQFTTNGALPWHNVDRLSDHPFFAPQTRWVLKNCGVINPSNILEYAAHGGYKALAKVIHSMTPPEVCDTVEKSGLRGRGGGGFPTGKKWKFALAAESDKKYVVCNADEGDPGAFMDRAVIEGDPHRLLEGMAIAAYAIGATKAYVYIRAEYPLAIKRLKHAIAEAKAYGLLGENVQDSGFSLEIAIKMGAGAFVCGEETALINSIEGKRGMPRPRPPFPAVRGLFDKPTIINNVETLANVPVIVDNGAEAFAAVGTATSKGTKVFALSGKIALTGLVEVAMGTSLRQVLFDIGGGIPNGKKFKAVQIGGPSGGCIPEKHLDIAIDYESLKTVGAMMGSGGLVVMDEDTCMVDVAKFFMEFIQRESCGKCIPCREGTLRMLQILERITRGRKNESRFEALERFKGVIMLNRAAEVIRDTSLCGLGQTAPNPVLSTLRWFRDEYEAHIYERRCPAGVCPELRSFEIDPELCDGCDLCAQRCPIERAIVGVPRKVHYIIEDKCIGCGTCMDVCPTHAVHLKVPGADEIDRERRESEQTISVFSSSAFEDWYEGPALYRIDKKTPD; the protein is encoded by the coding sequence ATGAAAACGAACGGTAATGCCGAAACGGCCCCCACGAACGCGCAAAAAGCCCTCCTCGACTACGCCTGCGGGCGCGCAGGGAATCTCGACGCCGCCACGCAAGCCGCATATGAGAAGCAGCTGACCATGCTGCGCCGCGAGCAACTCGGCCGCCCCGTGGTCTATGTGGGCGCCGGCACCTGCGGCCTCGGCGCCGGCGCGGGAAAAACCCTCAGCGCCATTCGCACCTTCTTCAAACTGCGCAACATGGACGCCGAGATCGTCGAGGTCGGTTGTATCGGCCTCTGCGCCGTCGAGCCCATCGTTGATATTCACATGCCCGGCAAAGCCCGTGTAGCCTTTCAGCATGTCACCGAAGACAAGGTTAAACCCCTTCTCGAAAGCGTCCTGGCAGGCAAAATCCCCACGGATATGGTCATGGGACAATTCACCACCAACGGGGCCCTGCCCTGGCATAACGTGGACAGACTGTCCGACCATCCGTTCTTCGCGCCGCAGACGCGGTGGGTACTCAAGAACTGCGGCGTCATTAACCCATCAAACATCCTGGAATACGCCGCCCACGGCGGCTACAAGGCACTGGCCAAGGTCATTCATTCCATGACGCCCCCGGAAGTGTGCGACACGGTTGAAAAAAGCGGCCTTCGCGGGCGTGGCGGCGGCGGATTCCCCACAGGCAAGAAATGGAAATTCGCCCTGGCCGCCGAAAGCGACAAGAAGTACGTCGTCTGCAACGCCGACGAAGGCGATCCAGGCGCATTCATGGACCGCGCGGTCATTGAAGGCGACCCCCACAGGCTTCTCGAGGGGATGGCCATCGCTGCATATGCCATCGGCGCGACCAAGGCCTATGTCTACATCCGCGCCGAATACCCCCTGGCCATCAAACGCCTGAAACACGCCATCGCCGAGGCAAAAGCCTACGGTCTCCTCGGTGAAAACGTCCAGGACAGCGGATTCAGCCTGGAGATCGCCATCAAGATGGGCGCCGGGGCCTTCGTCTGCGGCGAAGAAACCGCCCTGATTAACAGCATCGAGGGCAAACGCGGCATGCCGAGGCCCCGTCCCCCGTTCCCGGCCGTTCGCGGGCTGTTTGATAAGCCCACGATTATCAACAACGTCGAGACGCTCGCCAATGTGCCCGTTATCGTGGACAACGGCGCCGAGGCGTTCGCGGCCGTCGGCACCGCGACCAGCAAGGGCACCAAAGTGTTCGCGCTCTCGGGCAAGATTGCCCTGACCGGCCTCGTCGAAGTCGCCATGGGCACAAGCTTGCGCCAGGTCCTGTTCGATATCGGCGGCGGCATACCCAATGGCAAGAAGTTCAAGGCCGTGCAGATCGGAGGCCCGTCGGGCGGCTGCATACCCGAAAAACACCTCGATATTGCCATCGACTACGAATCGCTCAAGACGGTCGGCGCCATGATGGGTTCCGGCGGCCTCGTGGTCATGGACGAAGACACCTGCATGGTCGACGTGGCCAAGTTCTTCATGGAGTTCATCCAGCGGGAGAGCTGCGGGAAATGCATCCCCTGCCGCGAAGGAACCTTGCGCATGCTCCAGATCCTCGAGCGCATCACGCGAGGACGCAAGAACGAGTCCAGGTTCGAGGCCCTCGAACGGTTCAAGGGCGTCATCATGCTTAACCGCGCGGCGGAAGTGATTCGAGACACCAGCCTGTGCGGATTGGGCCAAACCGCGCCCAATCCGGTGCTCAGCACCCTGCGCTGGTTCCGGGACGAGTATGAAGCCCATATCTACGAGCGCAGATGCCCCGCAGGCGTCTGCCCGGAGTTGCGCTCATTCGAGATCGACCCGGAATTGTGCGACGGCTGCGACTTGTGCGCGCAACGGTGTCCCATCGAGAGGGCCATCGTGGGCGTGCCGCGAAAAGTCCATTACATCATCGAAGACAAGTGCATCGGTTGCGGCACCTGCATGGACGTATGCCCCACCCACGCGGTCCATTTGAAAGTGCCCGGCGCCGATGAAATCGACCGTGAACGCCGTGAGAGCGAACAAACCATCAGTGTGTTCTCCTCCAGCGCCTTCGAAGACTGGTACGAAGGCCCGGCGCTTTATCGTATTGACAAGAAGACACCCGACTGA
- a CDS encoding NADH-dependent [FeFe] hydrogenase, group A6, with protein sequence MATIEVNNRRIEAKNGEMLLDALKRNGISVPTLCHMENLFPTGACRMCVVEVDGERTLVPSCAYPVREGIKVQTHSPRALRARKTIIELLLANHPDDCLYCVRSGNCSLQGLANELGVRERRYSGGKNEYHVDSSNPSIVRDPAKCILCGKCVRVCEEIQGVAAIDFVGRGSKTMVGTAFSEGLNVSSCINCGQCIMVCPTGALREQSYIKEVLNAIADPEKMVVVQHAPSVSVTLGEEFGLKPGADVDGMLVAALRRLGFARVFDTGFSADLTIMEEASELAHRIATGGKLPMMTSCSPGWIKFVEEFYPEMIENLSTCKSPMEMMGAVIKSLFAEREGVDPGKIFSVAIMPCVAKKFEAGRPEHGRKGIPDIDAVLTTRELARVIRMRGMDLQSLAPERADTPFGERSTAGKIFGASGGVMEAAVRTAYHLLTGGELADLKVEAVRGFEGRKEAKLDINGTQIGVAVVSGLQNARMLLDEIRNGRDGIHFIEVMTCRGGCIAGGGQPLNANPDAIRARMQALYAIDRDEPVRTSHSNPAIQRLYKEFLGTPLGEKSHKLLHTHYARRAVMV encoded by the coding sequence ATGGCCACCATCGAAGTGAATAACCGCAGAATCGAGGCGAAAAACGGCGAGATGCTGCTTGACGCATTGAAGCGCAACGGCATTTCCGTACCGACGCTATGCCATATGGAAAACCTGTTTCCGACCGGCGCATGCCGGATGTGCGTGGTCGAAGTGGACGGCGAACGCACCCTGGTACCGAGCTGCGCCTACCCCGTGCGCGAGGGCATCAAAGTACAGACCCACTCCCCGCGCGCCCTGCGTGCCCGCAAGACCATCATCGAGCTGCTCCTTGCCAATCACCCCGACGACTGCCTGTATTGCGTGCGTAGCGGCAACTGCTCGCTGCAGGGTCTGGCCAACGAGCTCGGCGTGCGCGAGCGGCGTTACTCGGGCGGCAAGAACGAATATCACGTCGACTCTTCGAACCCCTCCATCGTTCGCGACCCCGCCAAGTGCATCCTGTGCGGCAAGTGCGTCCGGGTATGCGAGGAAATTCAAGGCGTAGCGGCGATCGACTTTGTCGGACGCGGCAGCAAAACCATGGTCGGCACCGCGTTCAGCGAAGGGCTTAACGTCTCCAGCTGCATCAACTGCGGACAGTGCATCATGGTCTGTCCGACCGGCGCGCTGCGCGAACAGAGCTACATCAAGGAGGTGCTTAACGCCATCGCCGACCCCGAGAAAATGGTCGTGGTGCAGCACGCCCCCAGCGTATCCGTCACCCTCGGCGAAGAATTCGGCCTCAAACCCGGCGCGGACGTCGATGGCATGCTGGTGGCGGCCCTGCGAAGGCTCGGGTTCGCGCGCGTGTTCGACACCGGATTCTCCGCGGACCTGACCATCATGGAAGAAGCCTCGGAACTGGCGCATCGCATTGCTACCGGCGGCAAACTTCCCATGATGACAAGTTGCTCCCCCGGATGGATCAAATTCGTCGAAGAGTTCTATCCCGAGATGATCGAGAACCTCTCGACCTGCAAGAGCCCCATGGAAATGATGGGCGCGGTGATTAAGTCTCTCTTCGCCGAGCGCGAAGGCGTCGACCCAGGCAAGATCTTCAGCGTCGCCATCATGCCTTGTGTGGCCAAGAAATTCGAAGCGGGCAGACCGGAACACGGCCGCAAAGGCATCCCCGACATCGACGCGGTGCTGACCACCCGCGAACTGGCCCGCGTGATCCGGATGCGCGGCATGGATCTTCAGTCCCTCGCACCCGAACGCGCCGATACGCCGTTCGGCGAACGCAGCACGGCGGGAAAGATCTTCGGCGCGAGCGGAGGCGTCATGGAGGCAGCCGTCCGGACCGCATACCATCTGCTCACCGGCGGCGAACTGGCCGATCTCAAGGTCGAGGCGGTGCGCGGGTTCGAAGGCCGCAAGGAAGCGAAGCTCGACATCAACGGGACGCAGATAGGCGTAGCCGTCGTCAGCGGCCTCCAGAACGCCCGCATGCTGCTCGACGAAATCCGCAACGGCCGCGACGGCATCCATTTCATCGAAGTCATGACCTGCCGGGGCGGCTGCATCGCGGGCGGCGGACAACCCCTGAACGCCAACCCCGACGCCATCCGGGCGCGCATGCAGGCCTTGTACGCGATAGATCGCGACGAGCCGGTGCGCACGTCCCATAGCAACCCAGCCATACAACGCCTGTATAAGGAGTTTCTGGGCACGCCGCTGGGCGAGAAGAGCCACAAACTTCTCCACACGCACTATGCCAGGCGTGCGGTCATGGTATAA